The Actinobacillus succinogenes 130Z region GATTTAGGTAACTATATGGCGTTGGGGGCCGGTGAATTGAAAAGCGGCGGGTTTCGTCGCGCTTCTATTTTAGCTGACTGCGTAGAAGCGATTATCGGCGCTATGTCTTTGGACAGTAATTTACCGAAAACTATGGAAATTGTACGCCGTTGGTACGAAGTATTGTTACGGGATATTCAACCGGGTGAAAATCAGAAGGATCCTAAAACCCGGTTACAGGAATATTTACAAGGAAAACGCTTGGCGTTGCCGGCGTATAATGTAACTGATATTCAAGGTGAAGCCCATTGCCAAACTTTTACCGTGGAATGTCATGTAGAAAATTTGGATCGTACATTTGTCGGAGTGGCGGGCAGTCGTCGTAAAGCGGAACAAGTGGCGGCAGAACAAATTTTGAAAGTGTTGGATATTAAATGACAGATAAAGATTTAACTTTAAGTGAAAATGCAGAAAGCTATTGCGGTTTTATTGCTATCGTAGGACGCCCTAACGTGGGTAAATCCACTTTATTAAACAAAATATTAGGACAAAAGATTTCTATTACTTCCCGTAAAGCGCAAACGACCCGCCACCGTATAGTGGGAATTCATACGGAAGGTCCGTATCAAGCGGTTTATGTCGATACGCCGGGATTACATATTGAAGAAAAACGCGCTATTAACCGTTTAATGAATCGAGCAGCAAGCAGTGCGATCGGTGATGTGGATTTGATTATTTTTGTTGTAGACGGTACTCATTGGAACGAAGACGATGAAATGGTGCTGAATAAATTGCGTCAGGCGAAAGCGCCGGTCGTGCTGGCAATTAATAAAATCGACAATGTAAAAAATAAAGATGAGTTGCTACCCTTTATCACGGAATTAAGCGGAAAATTTAATTTTGCCGATATTGTACCGATTTCCGCTCAGCGGGGGAACAATGTGCATAAATTGCAGGAGATCGTACGTTGTTCGTTAAAACCAGGAATTCACCACTTCCCGGAAGATTATATAACCGATCGTTCCCAACGCTTTATGGCATCGGAAATTATCCGGGAAAAATTAATGCGTTTTATGGGAGAAGAATTACCTTATTCCGTTACGGTAGAAATCGAACAGTTCAAATTAAACGAACGAGGCGTTTATGAAATTAACGGATTGATTTTGGTAGAGCGTGAAGGCCAGAAAAAAATGGTGATCGGACAAGGCGGACAAAAAATCAAAGTTATCGGCACCGAGGCTCGCCAGGATATGGAACGTCTGTTTGATAATAAGGTTCATCTGGAATTATGGGTGAAAGTTAAATCCGGTTGGGCAGATGACGAACGGGCGTTGCGCAGCTTAGGGTATATGGAAGATTATTAGATTCCGGGTCTCTTTAAATGTAAAAAATCCGCACCTTTGTAGTCGGTCGTTAGTCTGACTTTGGGGTGCAGATTTTTTGTTTAAGCAATTAGAGTTTTGCTGCAAGCATTGCTTCTAATTTTTCAATATCCGCGGCAAATTTACGAATCCCTTCCGCTAATTTTTCCACCGCCATCGGATCGGCATTATGTTCCCAGTAGAATTCCGCTTCTGTCATTGGGGCAGGCCGAGTTTGTACTTCGCCTTTATATTCCAATTTACGGGCTAACGGAGCCTCGTTTTCCTGTAACTGTTTCAGTAATGGCGGAGCGATGGTTAAACGGTCGCAACCTGCCAATTCGGTAATTTCGCCGATATTGCGGAAACTCGCACCCATTACGACAGTTTTATAGCCGTATTGTTTATAGTAATTGTAAATTTGCGTCACGGAAATTACACCCGGATCTTCTGCCGGTGCATATTCTTGTTTGTCGCTGTTGGCTTTATACCAATCAAGAATACGACCGACGAACGGTGAAATCAAATAAACGCCGGCTTCCGCACAGGCGCGGGCTTGGGCTTGAGAGAATAATAACGTTAAGTTGCAGTTAATGCCTTCTTTTTCAAGTACTTCCGCCGCCCGGATACCCTGCCAGGTTGAAGCGACTTTAATCAGAATGCGATCGTTGGCAACACCCGCCTCGTTATATAACGCAATAATTTTACGAGCTTTTTCAATTGTCCCCTGAATGTCGTAAGAAAGACGGGCATCTACTTCTGTAGAAATACGACCCGGTACGAGTTTTAGGATCTCCAAACCGATATTCACCGCAAGTTTATCTTCCGCATCGATTAATTGTTGTGCTTTGTCCGAACTTTTAGCTTTAGCGTACGCAACGGCATCATCGATTAGTGAGACGTATTGCGGCAGTGCGGAAGCGCTTAAAATTAAAGAAGGATTGGTGGTGGCATCTTGCGGTTTATACAATTTCATCGCTTCAATATCGCCGGTATCCGCAACCACCACGGTCATTTGTTTTAATGCATCTAATTGTGTCGTCATATTAACCTCTTGATTTTCATCAGTTTATTCAAATTGAATTTCTTAATGTATTAAGCAGATCCGGGGAGTCGATCACGCTATATATTTCAGAAATGATATTTTTTGTTTGATATCGATCTTGTGGAGCGATATTAATCATGAAAATAATATCAACGGTATAATTATCCCACTTGATTTTGCGTTTATTCTTAACGATTACTACGGTTGTTTTGTTCACTAAATCCGATATGCCGTGAGGTATCGCAATGCCCATGGGTAAGTCGGTCGGACTTAATTTTTCACGTTCTAAAACGGATTGTAAATAGCCGTTTTTTACCCGATTTTTAACGGTTAAACCATCAATGACATCCTGCAGTAAGGTTACCTTATCCGAATAATTGCCTTGAATCTCATGATATATATCTGAAGAGAATACCGCATTTGAACTGATTTGCCTATAATTGTTTTCATCCCGCTCAATATTGAGTAACATTTTAATATCTTTTTCATTGATAAATAAAGATATTTTGAACCATTTTTGCTTGATATCCGCCAGTTCGACCGTACTTAGAATAAGATCAAATTGTGTTAAATCAAGATGTTGTAGTTCGGTTAATGATGCCGATTCTAATATATCTTGTCCTGCGACGAACCGTTTGATTCTATTGATAACCAATTCTGACGCAGCCGTCCCCATAGGACAAACGACTAAAATTTTTCTGTTTTTTCGTAATCTTTCTTGGGCAACTTGAAAGTATAGAGATAGAAAAATTACTTCATCTTCATTAAATTTTATATGAAATTGAGTTTCAATTTTTTGCACCGCAATCAACAAAATGTTGTAGGAACGGCTCAGTTCACTTTTGATTTCCTGTGTATAAGGATTTTCCATATAATTCACATCCTGCAAACGAGAAATCATTGACGGCACGTGTAATAATAACTGCTTATAAAGCTGTTCATCCGTAGTAAACGGAATATTTGTTAAGTGTTCGACTTCAGCGATTAATTGGTGAACTATATTTTCACAATTTATGGCATTCTCATTAATTTCGTCTAATCGGTTAAGAAAAAAATGGTGTCGTAGAAAATGCATATCTCCTTGATTGAATCGAATTGAAAATTCAGATTCGATATTGTTTATCATTTTCTCTAATGCAATGTTCGGTAGCGCATCATTGTTTGATCGTTCAGGGAAATGATTGCCTTTTTGAATCCGGTAAACCAGAATAATCAGAATATGCATGATATTTTGGATATAAAAATCAGAGAGTTTTATTCCTGTTTTCAGGATATACCGAGAAATAAGTTTGTTCACAAAATCAATAATTTCTTGCGGATAATAGGTGTTTAATGCTCTTGCCTTATCTGATAGCTCGGCATAAGACGACGAAATATATTGATTAAATTTAAATAAAGCTTTTTGCCAATTTACCTCCGTAGTTGCAATGTAAGTACCGTCATGGTCGGTTTTTAATTCGATAAATTGTTGATTGATAGACCGGAGATCATTTTGAATTGACGATTTACTTACAAAATACCGTTCCGCTAATTCTGTTTGCGTTACAATCCGTTCTTCGAATAATAATTGAGCTAAAATTTCTACGCGTCTAGCATCGACGGTTAAGCGAGAGCTTGTAAAATTGTTTGCTTTATGTTCGTTTTTCTTTGCCGTTGTCACGATTTTAACGCCGACACTCGGTTTGGTTTTTAGCTCTTTTCCTTGTTGTAGAAAAAAATCGTGGAGTTTTGCTAAATCGTAATGCACACTACGTTTTGATACGCCTAAATGTTGGGCAATCTGATTGATCGTGCAGTAATCAGCCTGATGATCTAAAAGCTGAAACAGCTTTGTTTGGCGTTTGGATAATTGCATACCGATATCCTTTGCTTTACTTGAATTAAGTCAAATGCGTTACATCGTTAATTCTTTTAAATCCGCATCAAATACACCTTCCTATTTGCCGAAATAATGTTCATCCGGTTCTAAATATCAAAAGAATAAAATGTTTCAGTCGCCCAAGATATAACGAGCATCAATAGTTTCTAGCAATGTTCTTGAATAAGCCGCAACAAAGCTAATGCAATTCCTGTTTTTCGGTTTAAAAATATTTTCTTCAGTTACACATGACAGCGTGCTTTTCCTAATCATAGGCTTTCCACATTCCAAGGCGTTTTTCCGTGACGGACAAGATAAACATGTAATTTTTTGATTTCCCCGCTTGGAATCTCGCTGCCTGTATTCTAACAAATCTTTTTTTGCAACATTGAACCAAAATTCGACCGCACTTGTTGCAATGTTTTGATGTTTCTTTACGTTTGGTAGGTGAATAGAATGCCAATCAAACGGCAATATAGGGAGAGTCGATAATGGAAAAATCAATTATTTCAGAGCAGCTCATCATTCTCGATTTAGATGCGGATAACAAAAATACCATCATTGAAGCGATTTCCCAGCTCGCTTTTGAGCATGGTTATATCTCGGATTTAGGACAATTTATTGAAACAGTGAAGCAACGAGAAGAACAATTTTCGACAGCGATTGGTTATGGCATCGGAATGCCACATGGCAAATCAAATACTGTTTTATCTCCCTTTATCAGTTTTGCACGATTAAAAATACCATTTTATTGGGATGAAGAAGAGCTGGTGAAATATGTTTTTCTGATCGGAGTGCCTGAAGCAGACGTGGTACTTCATCTCAAATTTATTTCGCAGCTAAGTAAAAAATTGTTGGATGACGATTATCGCAATGCACTGGCTGATTTTGAGACGACGAAACAAGTCGAAGCCCATTTGAGCCAAATTGAAATTTGAGAATAGATAAAGGAGTTCATTATGAAAATTGTCGCAATTACAGCTTGCCCTACAGGCGTGGCTCATACTTATATGGCTCAAGAAGCTATTGAAAAAGAATGTAAAAAAAGAGGTCATCAAATTAGCGTTGAAACCCAAGGCAGTATGGGAGTTGAGAATGAATTGGACCAATCCGAAGTGGACGCTGCGGATGTTGTGATTCTTGCCGTTGCAATTGCCATTGAAGGTGAAGAGCGTTTTGAAGAAAAACGTGACCTTGGGAAAGTAATTGATATCGAGCCGGGTAATGCGATCAAACACATTGTTGATTTGATTGATAAAGCTGAGGCTTTAGCATAAGGAGACCATATTATGGCTAAATTAAATAATGTAATGCAGGAGTTACAAAAAGCTTTTAATACGGGCGTATCTTTTATGTTACCGGCAGTGGTTGTCGGCGGTATTTTCTTAGCATTAGCATTATCGACAGGCGATGCGACAGATGCGGGTATGAGCGTCACTAATCCATTTATGAAAAATCTGAGTGATCTTGGTGTTGCCGGTTTTTCCGTCATGATTCCTATTTTAGCAGGTTATATCGCAAATTCTATTTCAGGCAAACCCGCACTGGCACCGGCAATGATTTTAGGTTATGTCGCAAATAATCCGGTTGGAGAAGGCGGCATTAAAACAGGGTTTCTTGGCGCTATTATCATGGGAATTGCAGTCGGCTATTTTGTGAAATGGTGTAAAACATGGAAAGTGCCAAATACGATTAAAACTATTATGCCGATCTTGATTGTTCCGGTGATTACGACGTTTGTACTAGGTATGGCGTATATCTATATTGTCGCCGAACCTATCGGATTTGCAATGAAACAGTTAGTTGAAATTTTAGGTGAATTGCAAGGAGGTAGCGCGATTGTTCTCGGATTAATTATTGGAGCCATGACGGCTATTGATATGGGAGGACCGATTAATAAAACGGCGACAGCTTTTACTCTCGCACTAATGGCAGAAGGTATTTTCGAGCCTAACGGCGCACATCGTGTTGCCGTTGCTATTCCGCCTTTAGCTATGGCGTTATCTACTTTCATAGATCGCAAAAAATATACGTCGGAAGATAAAGATCTCGGTATTTCGGCTTTCTTTATGGGGCTTATCGGTATTACTGAAGGGGCTATTCCATTTGCCGTTAAAGATATGAAATGCGTATTACCCGCAATTATTATCGGTAGTGCGGTTGGCGGTGCGTTATCCATGATAAATGGCGTAGAAACGCTTATCCCTCACGGCGGTTTAATTGTTCTTCCGGTAGTTAACGGCAAACTTTGGTTTTTCTTGTCGATGCTTATCGGCACCTTAGTTTCAGTTGTTATTCTCCACTTTACCAAACCAAATTTAGAATCAGATAAAGCTTAAGTGAGGCATATTATGAGTAAATTACCGATCAAAACCGTTGTAGAATCTCTATTGAAATTACAAGAGAAGGGCGCCAGTGCAACATTACTTGGTATTGGGCCCATGTCTAAAAATTGTGTGCAAGCGGCCTTAGAATTATCACAAGAAGATGATTATCCGGTGATGTTTATTGCAAGTCGGAATCAAGTAGATTTAGATGAACTTGGCGGCGGATATGTAAATGGTTGGAATCAGTTTACTTTCGCTCAAGCTGTAAAAGATGTAGCGGATGAAATAGGCTATGATAATTTATACTATTTATGCCGCGATCATGGAGGCCCTTGGCAACGGGATAAAGAACGTAACGATCATTTACCTACGGAAGAAGCAATGAAACTGGGTCGACGATCTTATATCGGCGACATTGAAGCGGGGTTTGATTTGTTAATGATTGATCCTACCAAAGATCCGTTTGAAGTCGGCAAAGTTATCCCATTGGATACGGTATTAGAACGTACTGTTGATTTGATTGATTATTGTGAGCAAGAGCGTAAAGCCCGTAATTTGCCTGAAATCGGTTATGAAGTCGGTACGGAAGAAACCAATGGCGGTTTAACATCAACCGAAACCTATGAAACGTTCATTTTAAGATTGCGTGATGAGCTAACTAAACGTGGTTTGCCGATGCCGACTTTTATTGTCGGACAGACAGGTACGCTAACCCGTAAAACAGAACAAGTCGGTACATTTAATTTTGCCAATGCCTACAGCCTGGCCAAAATGGCAAAACAATATAGCGTAGGGTTGAAAGAACATAATGGTGACTATCTTGATGATGTAACACTGCTTGAGCATATCCCGTCTCGAATCACGGCAACTAACGTGGCACCGCAATATGGTACGGAAGAAACCCGCGCATATTTAAATTTAGCGGCTGTTGAGGCGCGCTTAGCGAAAAACGGTTTAATTGAAAATCCGTCTAATATTCGTCAAGTATTACTTGAAGAAGCCGTTCGTTGCGAGCGTTGGAGAAAGTGGATGGTGGGAGAGCAAAAAAATCTCACCCTTGAAGAAATTTCAAGGGATCCAAAAATTGCAGAAGAAATTTTGGATATCGCAGGACATTACACCTATAATTATGATTCCGTAAAAGCTGAAATTGCAAAATTATATGCGAATTTAGCAGAAAATAACATTGATGGTAAACGCTATGTAATTGATCATATTAAACGTCCAATCCGTGATTATGCGGAATGTTACAATTTGAAAGGCGTGACGACACGAATCCGCAATATTATCAAATAATTCATGAAATAGCTTCAAACCTGACCGCACTTCTTATAAGTGCGGTCTTTGTATTTGAACCCCCTCAAAAAAAACAGTATGCTATGCCCACTTTTTTATTGAAGAGAAAATCATGTTAAATCAACAAATCAGCCAAATTATCGCCGCCGAGCTTCAGGTTAGACCGCAACAAATTCTCGCCGCCGTCCAATTACTGGATGACGGCAATACCATCCCCTTTATCGCCCGTTACCGCAAAGAAGTCACCGGCGGACTGGACGATAGCCAATTACGCCATTTTGAAACCCGTTTGATTTATTTGCGCGAACTGGATGAACGCCGTCAAACCATTTTGAAATCTATCGGTGAGCAAGGCAAATTAACCGATGAATTACAGGATAAAATTCTGCAAACGCAAAGTAAGACGGAATTAGAAGATTTATATCTGCCGTATAAACCGAAACGCCGAACCAAAGGACAAATCGCCGTGGAAGCGGGTTTGGAGCCCTTGGCGGATTTGCTTTGGTCGGAACCGAACCATGATCCGGAAAGTGCCGCGCAGCAATTTGTCGATGCGCAGAAAGGTGTCGCCGACAGCAAAGCGGCATTGGACGGCGCGCGTTATATTTTAATGGAACGGTTCGCCGAAGATGCGGAATTATTAGCCAAAATTCGCCGTTATTTAACCCAAAGTGCAGTTCTTGTATCCAAAGTTTTAGACGGTAAAGAGGCGGAAGGCGCGAAGTTTCAGGATTATTTTGAGCATCAGGAACGCTTTAACAAGGTGCCGTCGCATCGTGCATTGGCAATGTTTCGCGGTCGCAACGAAGGCATTTTACAGTTAAGTTTGAATGCGGATCCCGAAGCGGAAGAGGGCAGTCGTTCCAGTTATTGTGAAGAGATTATCCGTCAGCATTTAAATGTTCATTTCAACGGACAACCCGCCGATAAATGGCGGGAACAGGTTATCGCCTGGACCTGGAAAATCAAAGTGGCGTTGCATTTGGAAACCGAACTGATGAGTAGTTTGCGCGAAAAAGCGGAAGAGGAAGCGATTGACGTTTTTGCCCGAAATCTGACCGCACTTTTAATGGCGGCACCGGCGGGAGCAAAGAATACCATGGGACTGGATCCGGGATTGCGTACCGGTGTGAAAGTGGCGGTTGTGGATAATACCGGGAAATTGCTGGAAACCGCGACGATTTATCCCCATACGGGACGTACGGATGAAGCCATGATAACGGTTTACAAACTGATTAAAAACCATCATGTGGAACTGATAGCCATCGGCAACGGTACGGCATCCCGCGAAACCGAGCGGTTCGTCAAAGACGTAATTAAAGAAATTAAAGAATACAAACCGCAAGCCGTAGTCGTGAGCGAAGCGGGGGCGTCGGTTTATTCCGCTTCTGAATTGGCGGCGAAAGAATTTCCGGATTTGGATGTGTCATTGCGCGGTGCGGTTTCCATTGCGCGCCGTTTGCAAGATCCGTTGGCGGAATTGGTGAAAATCGAACCGAAAGCCATCGGTGTCGGACAGTATCAGCATGACGTCAATCAAATTCAGCTTGCCCGTAAACTGGATGCCGTAGTGGAAGACTGTGTAAATGCCGTCGGTGTGGATTTAAATATGGCGTCCGCACCGTTATTGGCGCGGGTGGCGGGCATGACTAAAACGCTGGCGCAGAATATTGTGGCATACCGTGATGAAAACGGGCGTTTTAACAGTCGTGTCGAATTGAAAAAAGTACCGCGGTTAGGGCCAAAAGCGTTTGAACAATGTGCGGGATTTATGCGAATTATTAACGGCAAAAATCCGTTGGACGCTTCAGGCGTCCACCCGGAAACCTATGCGGTAGTAGAAAAAATTCTGCGCTCGACGACGCAGTCTATTCAGGATTTAATGGGTAACGCCGCGGCGATTCGCCAGTTGGACGCTAAACAGTTTACGGACGAGCAATTCGGTTTGCCGACGGTGATGGATATTTTCAAAGAGCTGGAAAAACCGGGGCGGGATCCGCGCGGCGTCTTTAAAACCGCCGTATTTATGGATGGGGTGGAAGATATTACGGATTTGCAACCGGGTATGATTTTGGAGGGTACGATTACTAACGTTACCAATTTCGGGGCGTTTGTGGACATCGGTGTTCATCAGGACGGTTTGGTGCACATTTCCGGCCTGTCGGACAGGTTCGTGGAAAATCCGCACCAAGTGGTGAAAACCGGCGATGTGGTAAAAGTCAAAGTATTAGACGTGGATGTGGCACGCCGTCGCATCGCCTTAACCATGCGGTTAGAAGAACGTGCGGTGAAAAATCAGGATAAATTTGACCGCACTTTAAGCGCTAAACCGCGTTCCATGCGGGATAATTCTTCTTGTGACGCTCGCCAGCCGACGCGTAACCGGTTCGCTAATAATGCGTTCGCCGATGTGTTGAAAAACTGGAAAAAATAATGGAAATTTATTCTTATATATGTTTTTTGTTCGGCTTGGCAATGTTCATTAATTTTTTTACGCTGAAAATCAATGAAAATCTGCAATCTACCATTATTATTACCGCGTCGGCCATGGTGGGGTCGCTTTTGCTTTGGGTTCTCAGCGCATTCGGCTGGTTTAAGCTGGATCAGCTGGCGATTTCCATTATGGAGAAACTTGATTTCCAGCATTTCTTGTTGGACGGCATGCTCGGTTTTTTGTTATTTGCCGGTTCTCTGGGGATTAAATTGCCGTTAATGAAAGAGCAGCGGCGGGAAATTGCGGTTTATGCACTGTTCTCGACTTTCGCGTCAACATTTATTATCGGTTTTTTAATCTATGCCATAGCGAATCTATTAGGGTTGAATATCGATTTT contains the following coding sequences:
- the era gene encoding GTPase Era; translated protein: MTDKDLTLSENAESYCGFIAIVGRPNVGKSTLLNKILGQKISITSRKAQTTRHRIVGIHTEGPYQAVYVDTPGLHIEEKRAINRLMNRAASSAIGDVDLIIFVVDGTHWNEDDEMVLNKLRQAKAPVVLAINKIDNVKNKDELLPFITELSGKFNFADIVPISAQRGNNVHKLQEIVRCSLKPGIHHFPEDYITDRSQRFMASEIIREKLMRFMGEELPYSVTVEIEQFKLNERGVYEINGLILVEREGQKKMVIGQGGQKIKVIGTEARQDMERLFDNKVHLELWVKVKSGWADDERALRSLGYMEDY
- a CDS encoding Tex family protein, with the protein product MLNQQISQIIAAELQVRPQQILAAVQLLDDGNTIPFIARYRKEVTGGLDDSQLRHFETRLIYLRELDERRQTILKSIGEQGKLTDELQDKILQTQSKTELEDLYLPYKPKRRTKGQIAVEAGLEPLADLLWSEPNHDPESAAQQFVDAQKGVADSKAALDGARYILMERFAEDAELLAKIRRYLTQSAVLVSKVLDGKEAEGAKFQDYFEHQERFNKVPSHRALAMFRGRNEGILQLSLNADPEAEEGSRSSYCEEIIRQHLNVHFNGQPADKWREQVIAWTWKIKVALHLETELMSSLREKAEEEAIDVFARNLTALLMAAPAGAKNTMGLDPGLRTGVKVAVVDNTGKLLETATIYPHTGRTDEAMITVYKLIKNHHVELIAIGNGTASRETERFVKDVIKEIKEYKPQAVVVSEAGASVYSASELAAKEFPDLDVSLRGAVSIARRLQDPLAELVKIEPKAIGVGQYQHDVNQIQLARKLDAVVEDCVNAVGVDLNMASAPLLARVAGMTKTLAQNIVAYRDENGRFNSRVELKKVPRLGPKAFEQCAGFMRIINGKNPLDASGVHPETYAVVEKILRSTTQSIQDLMGNAAAIRQLDAKQFTDEQFGLPTVMDIFKELEKPGRDPRGVFKTAVFMDGVEDITDLQPGMILEGTITNVTNFGAFVDIGVHQDGLVHISGLSDRFVENPHQVVKTGDVVKVKVLDVDVARRRIALTMRLEERAVKNQDKFDRTLSAKPRSMRDNSSCDARQPTRNRFANNAFADVLKNWKK
- a CDS encoding PTS fructose transporter subunit IIB: MKIVAITACPTGVAHTYMAQEAIEKECKKRGHQISVETQGSMGVENELDQSEVDAADVVILAVAIAIEGEERFEEKRDLGKVIDIEPGNAIKHIVDLIDKAEALA
- a CDS encoding class II D-tagatose-bisphosphate aldolase non-catalytic subunit, with protein sequence MSKLPIKTVVESLLKLQEKGASATLLGIGPMSKNCVQAALELSQEDDYPVMFIASRNQVDLDELGGGYVNGWNQFTFAQAVKDVADEIGYDNLYYLCRDHGGPWQRDKERNDHLPTEEAMKLGRRSYIGDIEAGFDLLMIDPTKDPFEVGKVIPLDTVLERTVDLIDYCEQERKARNLPEIGYEVGTEETNGGLTSTETYETFILRLRDELTKRGLPMPTFIVGQTGTLTRKTEQVGTFNFANAYSLAKMAKQYSVGLKEHNGDYLDDVTLLEHIPSRITATNVAPQYGTEETRAYLNLAAVEARLAKNGLIENPSNIRQVLLEEAVRCERWRKWMVGEQKNLTLEEISRDPKIAEEILDIAGHYTYNYDSVKAEIAKLYANLAENNIDGKRYVIDHIKRPIRDYAECYNLKGVTTRIRNIIK
- a CDS encoding PTS fructose transporter subunit IIC, whose protein sequence is MAKLNNVMQELQKAFNTGVSFMLPAVVVGGIFLALALSTGDATDAGMSVTNPFMKNLSDLGVAGFSVMIPILAGYIANSISGKPALAPAMILGYVANNPVGEGGIKTGFLGAIIMGIAVGYFVKWCKTWKVPNTIKTIMPILIVPVITTFVLGMAYIYIVAEPIGFAMKQLVEILGELQGGSAIVLGLIIGAMTAIDMGGPINKTATAFTLALMAEGIFEPNGAHRVAVAIPPLAMALSTFIDRKKYTSEDKDLGISAFFMGLIGITEGAIPFAVKDMKCVLPAIIIGSAVGGALSMINGVETLIPHGGLIVLPVVNGKLWFFLSMLIGTLVSVVILHFTKPNLESDKA
- the tal gene encoding transaldolase; its protein translation is MTTQLDALKQMTVVVADTGDIEAMKLYKPQDATTNPSLILSASALPQYVSLIDDAVAYAKAKSSDKAQQLIDAEDKLAVNIGLEILKLVPGRISTEVDARLSYDIQGTIEKARKIIALYNEAGVANDRILIKVASTWQGIRAAEVLEKEGINCNLTLLFSQAQARACAEAGVYLISPFVGRILDWYKANSDKQEYAPAEDPGVISVTQIYNYYKQYGYKTVVMGASFRNIGEITELAGCDRLTIAPPLLKQLQENEAPLARKLEYKGEVQTRPAPMTEAEFYWEHNADPMAVEKLAEGIRKFAADIEKLEAMLAAKL
- the rnc gene encoding ribonuclease III, which gives rise to MKHLDRLQHKIGYEFSNLTLLKQALTHRSAAKVHNERLEFLGDAILNLTIGEALYLQFPHCNEGELSRMRATLVREKTLAELAHQFDLGNYMALGAGELKSGGFRRASILADCVEAIIGAMSLDSNLPKTMEIVRRWYEVLLRDIQPGENQKDPKTRLQEYLQGKRLALPAYNVTDIQGEAHCQTFTVECHVENLDRTFVGVAGSRRKAEQVAAEQILKVLDIK
- a CDS encoding PTS sugar transporter subunit IIA, with protein sequence MEKSIISEQLIILDLDADNKNTIIEAISQLAFEHGYISDLGQFIETVKQREEQFSTAIGYGIGMPHGKSNTVLSPFISFARLKIPFYWDEEELVKYVFLIGVPEADVVLHLKFISQLSKKLLDDDYRNALADFETTKQVEAHLSQIEI
- a CDS encoding BglG family transcription antiterminator, whose protein sequence is MQLSKRQTKLFQLLDHQADYCTINQIAQHLGVSKRSVHYDLAKLHDFFLQQGKELKTKPSVGVKIVTTAKKNEHKANNFTSSRLTVDARRVEILAQLLFEERIVTQTELAERYFVSKSSIQNDLRSINQQFIELKTDHDGTYIATTEVNWQKALFKFNQYISSSYAELSDKARALNTYYPQEIIDFVNKLISRYILKTGIKLSDFYIQNIMHILIILVYRIQKGNHFPERSNNDALPNIALEKMINNIESEFSIRFNQGDMHFLRHHFFLNRLDEINENAINCENIVHQLIAEVEHLTNIPFTTDEQLYKQLLLHVPSMISRLQDVNYMENPYTQEIKSELSRSYNILLIAVQKIETQFHIKFNEDEVIFLSLYFQVAQERLRKNRKILVVCPMGTAASELVINRIKRFVAGQDILESASLTELQHLDLTQFDLILSTVELADIKQKWFKISLFINEKDIKMLLNIERDENNYRQISSNAVFSSDIYHEIQGNYSDKVTLLQDVIDGLTVKNRVKNGYLQSVLEREKLSPTDLPMGIAIPHGISDLVNKTTVVIVKNKRKIKWDNYTVDIIFMINIAPQDRYQTKNIISEIYSVIDSPDLLNTLRNSI